Sequence from the Rhizobium etli CFN 42 genome:
GCCGAGCTGCATGTCGGTGATGTGATCGTCTGGCGAAACGATGATATATTCCGGCATACGGCGACGGCTCGCGACAAGAGCTTCGATGTCGATCTGCCGCCGAAATCGGAAGCGCGGATGACGGTCCGCCGGGCGGGAGCGGTCGATTTCTATTGCCGTTTTCATCCCGCCATGACGGGCAAGCTGGACGTCCGGCCGTAGGGCCGGGCTCCGATCCAAAGCAATGCGGAGATTTGCATGACAGCAATTGCCGATCCGGTCGCCCGACGCCCCCAGAACATATCAGCAATTCCCGATGCCGAGCTCGTGTCCCTTGCAAAGCAGGGTGACGAGCCCGCCATCCGCGCCATTGTGCAGCGTCACAACCGGCGCCTGTTCCGCACCGCGCGCGCCATCATCCGGAGCGATTGGGAAGCGGAAGACGTCGTGCAGGCCGTCTATGTCAAGGCCTTCACCAATCTGGCGACATTCCGCGGCGAGGCCGAGCTCTCGACATGGCTGACCCGGATAACGCTTAACGAGGCGCTGGGCCGCGTTCGCGCACGAAAGAACACCACCGGGCTTGAGGAAATCGACATGCAGACGACATCGCGGGGTGGCGAAGTCCTCCAGTTCCCCTCCTCGCTCTCGGCAACCGATCCCGAAAGCGAGCTGTCGCGAAGCCAGGCGCGGCATCTTCTCGAACAGGCCGTCGACGACCTTCCGGACGAATTTCGCGCCATCTTCGTGCTGCGCGAGGTCGAGGGCATGAGCACGGAGGAGGCCGCATCCTATCTCGGCATCAAACCTGAAACCGCCAAGACCCGGCTGCATCGGGCGCGCAAGCTGATGCGCCAGTCGATCGAAAAACAGCTCTCCGGCGCTTTCTCTGCGCTGTTCCCCTTCGACGGCGCCCGCTGTGCCTCCATGGGCGACCGCGTCATCGCAGCCCTTCGCCAGACATCGTGAGATCCGGTATCAGCACGCGATTGCTTGGACGCTGCAACGCGAGGCAGGCAGACCGTATGTTCGTCTCGAAATCATCAAGCATTCCAGACGGCGGCGCGGACCGCCGCGACCTTGTCGGCCTCGCCGACGGCGGGATGCTTCCGTGCACGAGGCAAGCGGCGGGACCGGTGAAATCCCGCCGCCGAAGGCATTGAAGACGAGGTGCAGCGCGCTTTCCTGCTTAGCGCCGGATGCGAGACCGCCCAAGGTTATCTCTGTGCCAAGCCGGAACCGGCTTCTGCGGCAACCGAATGCTTGCTGCGCCGGCCGGCCTCGCGAAAACTACCGGGGCGGCGCCGGTCCGCACCGACGTCGATTCGTCCGGAGCTCGATCATTGCGGCAAGCTCGGATTGCAGATGATCAAGGCCAAGAAGGGTGAAGTCAGCGCCCAATCGCAGGCCGTACCGACCCAGATGTCGGAAGGCTGGGATTGCCGCGGTGGGAGACTTTTTCAATAACAGGAACATGTCTTCGCAGGAGGTTCAAAGACGCCTGCACGACCTGCTGGTGCAGCGCTGAGAGAGGCTCCTCCGCATGCGCCGACAGCGTAGCGAATATCCATAATTCGCGACCATGTCCAATAAGCGCAGCAAACGGCGTGCCGACAGTGCATCTTCTACCGGAAATTGGGAATTTAACAAACCCTCAAGTTTTCGAGATACATCTTGCTTTTGCTATTTTTTGTCTTGCGTCACGGTGTCTTTTGAAGTCGGCTCTTTCATACTCACTTGCTCGAATTACGGGCGCCCTCCGTAGTCTTGAAAGGGACAGAGGCGGCAACGTCGGGATCGTCGTTGCCCTCAGCCTCGTGCCGATGCTCGTCGCAGTCGGTGCGAGCTTCGACTATATCCGGAGCTACAATGTCCGGCAGAGAATGCAGAGCGACCTTGACGCGGCCCTGATCGCCGCGGTCAAGCAGATCAACAACACCGAGGATACCGACGCTCTTAAGGAGAAAGTTTCCGACTGGTTCCACGCACAGGTGGACAATAGCTACACGCTTGGCGATATCGACATCGATACCGTGAACCACAACATCACGGCGACGGCGAACGGGACCGTTCCGACGACATTCATGAAGATCGCCAACATCGAGACCGTTCCCGTCAGCGTCGCAAGCGCCGTCAAAGGCCCCGCCACGTCCTATCTCAATGTCTATGTCGTCATCGACACATCGCCGTCGATGCTGCTGGCGGCAACGACGTCCGGCCAGTCGACCATGTATTCCGGTATCGGATGC
This genomic interval carries:
- a CDS encoding cupredoxin domain-containing protein yields the protein MGSLMKLAPLLLALLWASSGVASAAEYKVTIAGMKFGAPPAELHVGDVIVWRNDDIFRHTATARDKSFDVDLPPKSEARMTVRRAGAVDFYCRFHPAMTGKLDVRP
- a CDS encoding RNA polymerase sigma factor, producing MTAIADPVARRPQNISAIPDAELVSLAKQGDEPAIRAIVQRHNRRLFRTARAIIRSDWEAEDVVQAVYVKAFTNLATFRGEAELSTWLTRITLNEALGRVRARKNTTGLEEIDMQTTSRGGEVLQFPSSLSATDPESELSRSQARHLLEQAVDDLPDEFRAIFVLREVEGMSTEEAASYLGIKPETAKTRLHRARKLMRQSIEKQLSGAFSALFPFDGARCASMGDRVIAALRQTS